The genome window ACCTTGGGTTCCCACTTCAGGATCGCCTTGGCCTTGGTAATGTCCGGCCGCCGCTGCTGCGGGTCGTCCTTCGGGAGCGGGTCGTGCTTGACCGCCGACTTCGAGCCGGTCAGCTCGAGGACCGCCTCGGCCAGCTCCAGCATCGTGTTCTCGACCGGGTTGCCGATGTTGATCGGGCCGAGGTCGACGTTCTGGTCCATCATCCGGATCAGGCCTTCGACGAGGTCGTCCACGTAGCAGAAGGAGCGGGTCTGCTTGCCGTGGCCGTAGACCGTCAGCGACTCGCCGCGGAGGGCCTGCATGATGAAGTTCGACACGACGCGGCCGTCGTTGGGATCCATCCGCGGCCCGTAGGTGTTGAAGATCCGGACGATGCGGATCGGGATCCCGTGGGCCAGGTGGTAGTTCATGCACAGGGACTCGGCGACCCGCTTCCCTTCGTCGTAGCAGCTCCGCGGTCCGAGCGGGTTCACATGGCCCCAGTAGTCTTCCTTCTGCGGATGGACCTCGGGATCGCCATACACTTCGGAGGTCGAGGTGTGGAGGATCCGGGCCCGGCAGCGGCGGGCGAGACCGAGAACGTTGATCATCCCGACCGTCGAAGTCTTGATCGTCTTGATCGGGTTGTACTGATAGGCGACCGGCGAGGCGGGGCAGGCCAGGTTGTAGATCTGCTCCGCTTCGACGTAGAGCGGATGGACGATGTCGTGGCGGATCAGCTCGAACCGCTTGTGGTCGCGGAGGTGGTCGATGTTCTCCTTCCGGCCCGAGAAGTAGTTGTCGACGCAGATGACGTGGTCGCCGCGCTCGAGAAGACGTTCACACAAGTGGCTTCCCAGGAAGCCCGCTCCGCCCGTCACCAGAATCTGTGCCATGGAATTGTCGTCGTTCAGTGGAGGTGTCCGACGGCCTCGCGGGCGGTCGGGATGGTCTTGCGATCGTCAGTGTGGCGACCCGGCTACGCTGTGCGCGGACCCAGGACGCGATCGGCAAACGAGCTTACCGTGCGTTCGAGGCCGGTGGCGAGATCGACTTTCGGCGTCCAGTTCAGCTCCGTTTGGGCGCGGGCGAAGCCGATGACGTTGCTGCGGAGGTCCCCGGGGCGGGGGGGGCCGTGGAGCGGCGCCGGGACGGCGATCGGGTTTCCGCGGCGGCGGAGCTCGGCCTGGCAGAGATTTCGCAGGTGATCCGCGAGTTCGTTCACGTCCGTTTTGCGGGCCGTGCCGACGTTGAAGCTCCGGACCGGCTCCCGGAGCGGGGTCGAGAGGGCGGCGATGTTGGCGGCCGCGACGTCGTCGACATAGACGTAATCGCGGTCATAGCGGCCGTCTCCGTTGATTGTGGATGTTTCGCCACGAAACATCCTGGTGCAGAAAATCGCTACGACCCCCGCCTCGCCGTGCGGGTTCTGCCGGGGACCGTACACGTTGGAATATCGCAACGCCGCCCCCGTCAGGCCGTGCTCGCGGTTGTAGAACCGCAGATACGCCTCGCCGACGAGCTTGCTGATCCCGTAGGGGGAGACCGGATTGGCGGGATGGTCTTCGTCGGCCGGTTCGGTGACGTCGCCGTAGAGGACTCCTCCCGAGGAGGCGGCGACGATCCGTTCGGCCCGGACCGCGACGCAGGCGTCGAGGACCGAGATCAGTCCCATGATGTTGACCGAGGCGTCGAACTGCGGATCGCGGACGGATCGGCTGACCGACATCTGCGCCGCCTGATGGCTGACCCATTGGGGGCGGAAGTCTTCGAAGGCCTGACGGGTGGTGGCGGCGTCGCGGATGTCGACTTCGTAGAAGGGAACGCCGTCCGGGATGTTGGCCCGCTCTCCGGAGGAGAGGTCATCGAGGACGGCGGGGACGTATCCCAGCCGTTGCAGTTGGTGGACGATGTGGCTGCCGATAAATCCGGCTCCGCCGGTCACCAAGACGCGCTGCCCCGCCATGTCGCTCGCTCTCCTTATCCGATCCGTGTCAGGACGCAGGATAGGTGGCGGCTGCAAAGTCTGAGAAGGGTGAAGTGGAAGGAGGGGCCAGGGTACTGCTGCGACGGGCCTACCGGGGTCCAGGGGGAACCCCTGGTGGGGAGTGCAGAGGGGCAACGCCCCCTTGCCCGCCGGAGGCCTGGCCGTCGAGAGATGTCTGAAGGAGTGAGTGTCCAAACGCGGACAACGTGCCGGATGCCCCCTCACCAACCCGCGGGGAATTGCAAAGCCAGCGGTGTAGATTGAGGGAGTCTTCAACGCGGGTCCCACAAAGGGGACATCCGTTGTGTACCACGGTTCCTCATGGAAGCGCCTCCGGCGGCAAGGGGCCCGTGTTGTTTTTTTTGCCCCTTGACCCAAGGCTGCCGGGGCACGTTGGGTTTGAGCTAACGAGTCGTGCCCGGCGAGAACGCGGTTTGAGCCGATCACCCCAGTCACGGCTGCGTCGGCGGAATCGACATCGACCGGATCAGCGAGTGAAGCATCCCCGGAACATTCGGCACCGCCATATGGACGCGGGCCGAGACCGCCGAGCGGGGATAGATGTTCGTGATGAAATCGAACGAGAACTCGGTCGGAGAGTGCCGGATCAGCACCGCATTGGCATACCGCCCGGAGAGCAGCGTGTCCGGAATCCGCAAGTCGCCGTAAATCTCGTCGATACTCGGAGGACCGGGGGGAGGGGCAGGGACGTTCTCCGGATGGAGCGACTCACTGACCCCCGGGATCGTCCCCGCCTCCGGGGCAGCCCCGGGCAGCCATTCCGGCGCGTTCTCAGCGGAGGAGGCGGCCGAAGCCGAGGGGGTCGGAGGACGGTAGCGGGGCATGGCCGGCGCCCCGAACCGGTCTTCGTAGCTTTTGAGATTCTCCTGCAGCGCGTGGATCATCTGCCG of Planctomyces sp. SH-PL14 contains these proteins:
- a CDS encoding UDP-glucuronic acid decarboxylase family protein; translation: MAQILVTGGAGFLGSHLCERLLERGDHVICVDNYFSGRKENIDHLRDHKRFELIRHDIVHPLYVEAEQIYNLACPASPVAYQYNPIKTIKTSTVGMINVLGLARRCRARILHTSTSEVYGDPEVHPQKEDYWGHVNPLGPRSCYDEGKRVAESLCMNYHLAHGIPIRIVRIFNTYGPRMDPNDGRVVSNFIMQALRGESLTVYGHGKQTRSFCYVDDLVEGLIRMMDQNVDLGPINIGNPVENTMLELAEAVLELTGSKSAVKHDPLPKDDPQQRRPDITKAKAILKWEPKVPLKEGLAKTIEYYRRTQFG
- a CDS encoding NAD-dependent epimerase/dehydratase family protein — protein: MAGQRVLVTGGAGFIGSHIVHQLQRLGYVPAVLDDLSSGERANIPDGVPFYEVDIRDAATTRQAFEDFRPQWVSHQAAQMSVSRSVRDPQFDASVNIMGLISVLDACVAVRAERIVAASSGGVLYGDVTEPADEDHPANPVSPYGISKLVGEAYLRFYNREHGLTGAALRYSNVYGPRQNPHGEAGVVAIFCTRMFRGETSTINGDGRYDRDYVYVDDVAAANIAALSTPLREPVRSFNVGTARKTDVNELADHLRNLCQAELRRRGNPIAVPAPLHGPPRPGDLRSNVIGFARAQTELNWTPKVDLATGLERTVSSFADRVLGPRTA
- a CDS encoding DUF3467 domain-containing protein translates to MSSHPENDPEDPAPFQGQVRHSNVSARVPEEVGAGVFANGILLLTGTHELVLDFLLRLGEPHRVVSRVILPLAVARQMIHALQENLKSYEDRFGAPAMPRYRPPTPSASAASSAENAPEWLPGAAPEAGTIPGVSESLHPENVPAPPPGPPSIDEIYGDLRIPDTLLSGRYANAVLIRHSPTEFSFDFITNIYPRSAVSARVHMAVPNVPGMLHSLIRSMSIPPTQP